The Sesamum indicum cultivar Zhongzhi No. 13 linkage group LG1, S_indicum_v1.0, whole genome shotgun sequence genome includes a window with the following:
- the LOC105158437 gene encoding dirigent protein 5-like, with protein MSNLVQKSCFTILFFLLMIISISTHAKKLSPDKPCKRLVLYYHDILFNGTDLANATSAKITNDSALGSHFGMMVVFDDPVTADRRLHSPPVARAQGFYFYDKKDAYNAWFAYTLVFNSSEYKGTLNIMGADPLLEKTRDLSVVGGTGDFFMARGIATFRTDEAQGDYYFRLEMDIKLFECYN; from the coding sequence ATGAGCAATCTTGTTCAGAAATCGTGTTTCACCATCCTCTTCTTTCTCCTCATGATCATCTCCATCTCCACCCACGCCAAGAAACTCAGCCCAGACAAACCCTGCAAGAGACTCGTGCTCTACTACCACGACATCTTATTCAACGGCACCGATCTGGCGAACGCCACATCCGCCAAGATCACCAACGACTCCGCCCTCGGCTCCCACTTCGGCATGATGGTGGTCTTCGACGACCCGGTGACGGCAGACCGCCGGTTACATTCGCCCCCCGTCGCGCGAGCTCAAGGGTTCTATTTCTACGACAAGAAAGACGCTTACAATGCCTGGTTTGCTTACACTTTGGTGTTCAACTCCAGTGAGTACAAGGGGACTTTGAATATCATGGGCGCTGACCCTCTGCTGGAGAAGACCCGCGACCTGTCGGTCGTCGGCGGCACCGGCGACTTCTTCATGGCGAGGGGGATCGCGACTTTCCGGACTGATGAGGCGCAGGGGGATTACTATTTTCGGTTGGAGATGGATATCAAGTTGTTTGAGTGTTATAATTAA